In the genome of Girardinichthys multiradiatus isolate DD_20200921_A chromosome 7, DD_fGirMul_XY1, whole genome shotgun sequence, one region contains:
- the ankrd50l gene encoding ankyrin repeat domain-containing protein 50, with amino-acid sequence MSEPQEQMSSIAYRGSTSLLQGQRFYCREWALDKLRRCLDAHSVSGQAPGVLVTGGAGAGKTALCTEVVWPTSQAGLAAGLSQRCLAFHFCHREDQRSTVPWKFVLGLVEQLRASPLLPPGYEEILKRLSVSSALEPLNCQKDPEDTFKRAVLEPLLDLPPPAQTLMVVVDALDVHCVPGERVRKSGSIAELLATNQHLLPSWLLLVCSIRRQNKDVCKMFSNFRRLCLDDLRKPPTVRDVQQYILCRLDEEAALRRQLTPDTADMLNLLHIKSGGCFLFLQRVLDGLAAGLVGLREIRDIPGTLNGLYLWLCQRLFPRGLFVYVRPLLNVLLAAQSPLTTQQLFTAAWTQDTTLSIQDFQIKLRTLSPLLIDGPEGTKLLFHASFTEWLTDVKYCTQKYLCNRTEGHSMLAMSLTLQGPHLDPEGTCQLATHLVCSGHHKENPSLLALWMLWTGLPPLTPSCSETLTGSLAQLPPLVSQEVPQLLMNSGLLSPGCFSNKNASVGMHCAAEKADTLHTLEMEMSIKKLLESGDSVNQLETSGQTLLARAAHEGYANVAKFLLAHDSDPLISDDHGQTPLTLASRQGHVKMLSVLLEWTKSQSTEITVSMMEHVDNEGWTALRSAAWGGHCEAVRLLLDAGADVNGCDSDGRTALRAAAWGGHEEIVLTLLDHGAQINKPDSKGRTPLIAAAFMGHHETVEILLNHNAEVNLADGDGRTALSVAALCVPTAAAIKGYGEVASLLLEHGADPGHRDHDGMMPLLLAAYEGHEDVVELLLEAGADVDESAGSISAAAAVTPLLAAAAMGHMNTVSRLLFWGADVDAIDCEGRTALCLASARGSLEVVRALLDRGLDENHKDDLGWTPLHAAACEGHCAVCAALTDQGSMARVGEMDIEGRTPLILAAQEGHLSTVKLLLDRRSPIDHRAYDGHSALSAAFLEGHTEVGELLMKRGADTDVRDAEGRPLLYLLVLEGRLHMATLVIEKGGVPLESRDSDGRTALHVASWQGCVEIVDLLLKHGANPNAQDTEGRPPMHSVAWTGHNKVGHRLLAANSVNIDLACHQGATALSIAAQEGHVNIVKMLLEKGANPNHIDKYGRSPVKVAGKHGHATVVRLLESYGAKPYMGLLPNSIAVSPSKPNKILLSGILESNGVDVTATTSSSSGSSPGSTGERFHSMQSSQTSSTCHSLATVQTVAADSLSFIQQIQQHSLPRSRSRPSTLPPPGSSGLGSLHGSSQRRPKCIPPPTVCTVTALVHNCELPQKGLSSGLEYHDKKNKQSSNLIKAEKAAVGKWNSVMASLGIMPSQDSPLSAKNREIPSLDYPYRLQSPSQVEAWDSLTQNILSPVCYSVRPTPSFSALTEDLMVTTDPHLNLKQAIKLQFEGPTSAALCKRETPL; translated from the exons ATGTCAGAACCCCAGGAGCAAATGAGCAGCATAGCATACAGAGGCAGCACCAGTTTGCTCCAGGGCCAGCGTTTCTACTGCCGGGAATGGGCCCTGGACAAACTGAGGCGCTGCCTGGACGCCCACTCCGTGTCTGGCCAAGCACCGGGGGTGCTGGTGACAGGCGGGGCCGGTGCTGGTAAGACCGCTCTGTGCACTGAAGTGGTATGGCCCACCTCACAGGCAGGCCTGGCTGCAGGGCTGTCACAGCGCTGCCTGGCTTTCCACTTCTGCCACAGGGAGGACCAAAGGAGTACGGTGCCATGGAAGTTCGTCCTGGGCTTGGTGGAACAGCTGAGGGCCTCCCCTCTCCTCCCTCCTGGAtatgaggagatcctcaaaagACTATCTGTGTCTTCTGCTTTGGAGCCTCTCAACTGTCAAAAAGACCCTGAAGACACCTTCAAGAG AGCAGTGTTGGAACCTCTGTTAGACCTCCCTCCTCCTGCCCAGACTCTGATGGTAGTGGTAGATGCCCTGGATGTTCACTGTGTGCCAGGTGAAAGAGTCAGGAAGAGTGGCTCGATTGCAGAACTCTTGGCTACCAATCAGCATCTCCTGCCCAGCTGGTTGCTGCTGGTCTGCTCCATCCGCCGCCAAAACAAAGATGTGTGCAAGATGTTTTCAA actTCCGCAGACTCTGCCTGGATGATCTACGGAAGCCACCAACAGTCCGTGATGTTCAGCAATACATCCTCTGTCGTCTGGATGAAGAAGCAGCACTGCGACGTCAGCTCACCCCTGACACAGCAGATATGCTCAATCTCCTGCACATCAAGAGTGGGGGCTGCTTTCTCTTTCTCCAGCGAGTGTTGGATGGTTTGGCAGCTGGGCTTGTGGGTCTGCGAGAGATTAGAGACATCCCTGGGACCCTCAATGGACTCTACCTTTGGCTCTGCCAGAGACTGTTCCCTCGGGGCCTCTTTGTCTATGTCAGACCTCTCCTCAATGTGCTTTTGGCTGCTCAAAGTCCACTCACAACTCAGCAACTATTTACAGCAGCCTGGACTCAGGACACCACTCTCAGCATCCAGGACTTCCAGATAAAGCTTCGTACACTGTCTCCCCTTTTGATTGATGGCCCTGAGGGCACCAAACTACTTTTTCATGCCAGCTTTACAGAGTGGCTGACTGATGTTAAGTACTGCACCCAGAAGTACCTCTGCAACAGGACTGAGGGTCACAGCATGCTCGCCATGTCATTGACTCTACAAGGACCCCACCTGGACCCTGAGGGCACATGTCAGTTAGCCACACACTTAGTTTGCTCAGGTCATCATAAAGAAAACCCCTCATTATTGGCCCTCTGGATGCTGTGGACAGGCCTGCCTCCTCTTACTCCCAGCTGCAGTGAAACCCTCACCGGTTCTTTAGCTCAGCTTCCTCCTTTGGTCAGTCAGGAAGTCCCACAGCTGTTAATGAACAGTGGACTTCTTTCACCAGGCTGTTTTTCCAACAAGAACGCCAGTGTTGGAATGCACTGTGCAGCTGAGAAAGCAGATACATTACACACACTGGAGATGGAGATGTCTATAAAGAAGCTGCTAGAAAGTGGGGACTCTGTAAACCAGCTTGAAACTTCTGGACAGACCTTGCTTGCTAGAGCAGCTCATGAGGGTTATGCAAATGTAGCTAAATTTCTCTTAGCACATGATTCTGACCCACTCATAAGTGATGATCATGGGCAAACTCCTCTGACCCTGGCTTCCAGACAGGGTCACGTGAAAATGCTGTCTGTTTTATTAGAATGGACCAAAAGCCAGAGCACAGAGATCACAGTGTCAATGATGGAGCATGTTGACAATGAAGGTTGGACAGCACTACGTTCTGCAGCTTGGGGAGGACATTGTGAGGCTGTCCGCTTACTTCTGGATGCAGGTGCGGATGTAAATGGATGCGACAGCGATGGCCGTACTGCTCTCAGAGCTGCCGCATGGGGCGGTCATGAGGAAATTGTCCTCACCCTGCTGGACCATGGGGCACAAATTAATAAACCTGACAGCAAGGGTCGAACGCCACTTATTGCAGCTGCCTTCATGGGGCATCATGAAACCGTGGAAATATTGCTGAATCACAATGCAGAAGTCAACCTAGCTGATGGAGATGGACGAACTGCTCTGTCAGTTGCTGCTCTGTGTGTCCCGACAGCTGCAGCGATCAAAGGTTACGGAGAGGTAGCAAGTCTGTTACTTGAACATGGAGCAGATCCAGGGCACCGAGACCATGATGGAATGATGCCACTGCTTCTAGCTGCCTATGAAGGCCATGAAGATGTCGTTGAGCTTTTACTAGAAGCTGGTGCTGATGTAGATGAATCTGCTGGTAgcatttctgctgcagctgctgtcacACCCTTGTTGGCAGCTGCAGCCATGGGTCACATGAACACAGTGTCCAGGCTGCTCTTCTGGGGTGCAGATGTGGATGCCATTGACTGTGAAGGCAGGACAGCACTTTGCCTAGCATCAGCAAGGGGCAGCTTGGAAGTAGTTCGTGCCTTACTGGACCGAGGGCTGGATGAGAACCACAAGGACGACCTCGGCTGGACCCCACTACATGCTGCCGCCTGTGAGGGCCACTGTGCTGTATGTGCTGCTTTGACAGATCAAGGGAGCATGGCACGTGTAGGAGAGATGGACATAGAAGGACGCACCCCTCTTATACTGGCTGCCCAAGAAGGTCATCTGAGCACTGTCAAACTACTGCTCGACAGACGTTCTCCTATTGACCACAGGGCATATGATGGACATTCTGCATTGAGTGCCGCTTTTTTGGAGGGCCATACTGAGGTTGGAGAGCTGCTCATGAAGCGAGGAGCTGATACGGATGTCCGGGATGCAGAGGGTCGACCTCTGCTCTACCTTCTGGTGCTTGAAGGTCGCCTTCATATGGCCACCCTTGTCATAGAAAAAGGAGGTGTGCCATTGGAGTCTCGGGACTCTGATGGCCGCACAGCACTTCATGTGGCTTCCTGGCAGGGATGTGTGGAGATTGTAGACTTGCTTTTAAAACATGGGGCAAACCCTAATGCGCAAGACACTGAAGGGAGACCGCCAATGCATTCTGTGGCCTGGACAGGACACAATAAAGTAGGACATCGTCTCCTGGCAGCAAACAGTGTAAATATAGATCTTGCCTGCCATCAGGGGGCAACGGCTCTGAGCATTGCAGCTCAAGAAGGACATGTTAACATTGTGAAAATGCTTCTAGAAAAAGGTGCAAATCCCAATCATATAGATAAATATGGACGCAGTCCAGTCAAAGTGGCTGGAAAACATGGACATGCTACAGTCGTACGGCTCTTGGAGAGCTATGGAGCTAAGCCATACATGGGCCTGTTGCCTAATTCTATTGCTGTATCCCCTTCAAAACCCAACAAGATCCTCTTGTCGGGAATATTGGAGAGTAATGGAGTCGATGTGACAGCCACTACCTCCTCCTCTTCAGGATCTTCTCCTGGCTCCACTGGAGAAAGATTCCACTCCATGCAAAGCTCCCAGACCTCATCTACCTGCCATTCACTTGCTACCGTGCAGACAGTAGCAGCTGACAGTCTCAGTTTTATCCAGCAAATCCAACAACATTCACTGCCTCGCAGTCGCAGCCGACCCTCTACCCTCCCTCCACCAGGGAGCTCAGGTTTGGGAAGCCTCCATGGAAGTAGCCAAAGGCGTCCAAAATGCATTCCTCCTCCTACTGTTTGCACAGTTACAGCATTGGTACACAACTGTGAACTCCCTCAGAAAGGTTTGTCTTCTGGGCTTGAATACCATGacaaaaagaataaacaaagcTCAAACTTGATTAAAGCAGAAAAGGCTGCCGTTGGTAAATGGAACTCAGTCATGGCTTCTCTTGGTATAATGCCAAGCCAAGACAGCCCTCTCAGTGCCAAAAACAGAGAGATTCCTTCATTGGACTACCCGTACAGGCTGCAGAGCCCATCTCAAGTGGAAGCTTGGGATTCCCTAACCCAGAACATTTTATCACCTGTTTGTTACAGTGTTAGACCAACCCCATCTTTCAGTGCCTTGACAGAAGATCTTATGGTCACTACAGACCCACACCTTAATCTCAAACAAGCCATCAAACTACAATTTGAGGGCCCCACCAGTGCAGCCTTATGCAAGAGAGAGACACCCCTGTAA